Within Dysgonomonas sp. HDW5A, the genomic segment TACATCTTCAGTGTTAACCGTAAAAGACGCAGTAATACCACCCGCCTTATTATAAGCCAGATTTGCCTTATCTAATATATCTTTAGCATTTTGAGCACTTAAACCAAAAACACATAAAAGGAAAACAAGTATTGATATATTTTTTTTCATAATAATCTGTATATTTCTTTAATTAGACTAGTCTTGAAACGAAAAGTTTAATCGTATATTAAGTGAACAAATAGTTCTGTAAGCTCAGCTTCACTTAAGACATTCAAATTTATCATTTATTTTACCTTTAGGCAATCTTCTAAAGAAAAAATTCGCTCCATCAATTGCCACTTCTCATCTGATGTACCGCCATTCTCTACATCTTGAAATTGCGACATAAATTCTTCCCATTCAGCCTGTCGGTCATAAGATGCCAATCGACCAAATGCCTCATCCCAATTAAAATCCAACGGCGTTTCAACAATCATCACCTCTATATTGCCAATCAGATAAATCTCCATATCCAAAATCCCGGCCTTTCTGATCCCCTCGGGAATTTCCGGCCATATATTTTGACTTTCATGCCAATACTTATACTGCTCGACTTTATCTCCGTCTAATTTTAATTTCAAAAACTGACAATAACGTTTCGTCTGAGTCAAATAAGACTCTCTTATATATCCCGATTTAAGATTTTCCATCAGCTGCCTTTTCATATTAATAACCTATCAGATAGAACTCAATTTTTGCTCGAGACTATACTCATCCATAATCAGGACTTCACGAGGTTTGCTACCCTGAGTTCCACCAACAATTCCGGCCGCTTCCAGTTGATCCATCAATCGTCCCGCACGATTATACCCTATAGAAAATTTACGTTGAATAAGCGATGTCGATCCCTGCTGATGTACAACAATCAAGCGAGCAGCTTCTTCAAACAAAGGATCTTTATCACTCAAATCAACAGAGCCAACTTTATCATCACTGCCTCCGTCACCCACAAATTCGGGTAACTCAAACGCATGAGAGTACCCCTGTTGCTTTCCTATATATTGTGTTATTTCCTCCACTTCAGGAGTATCCACAAAAGCACATTGAATACGCACTAAATCACTCCCTTGCGAGAACAGCATATCTCCCCGACCAATCAATTGGTTTGCTCCCGACATATCTAATATGGTACGGGAATCTATTTGAGATGTTACCCGGAAAGCCATACGTGCAGGGAAGTTCGCTTTAATTGTTCCCGTTATAATATTGGTTGTAGGGCGTTGAGTAGCAATGATCATATGCATACCCACCGCACGAGCCTTTTGGGCAATACGTGCAATAGGCATCTCAATTTCTTTACCTGCGGTCATTATCAAGTCTCCAAACTCATCTATAATAACTACGATATAGGGAAGAAAACGATGCCCTTTTGCAGGACTTAATCTACGCTTTCTGAACTTCTCGTTATATTCTTTAATCGTTCTAACACTGGCAGCCATCAACAACTCATACCTGTCATCCATCTCTTTTGTCAGAGAATTCAAAGTTTGAGTTACCTTACTTACATCTGTAATAATAGCTTTCTCTGCATCAGGCAGCTTTGCCAGATAATGCTTCTCAATAGTAGAGTAAATATTAAACTCAACCATTTTAGGGTCTACCAATACCATTTTCATTTCTGCCGGATGCTTTTTATACAAAAGCGATGTGATAATTGCATTTAATCCTACAGATTTTCCTTGACCCGTTGCCCCTGCAACTAACAGGTGAGGCATTTTACAGAGGTCAAACATGAAAATTTCATTGGTGATAGTTTTACCCAAAGCTACGGG encodes:
- a CDS encoding L-rhamnose mutarotase, which codes for MENLKSGYIRESYLTQTKRYCQFLKLKLDGDKVEQYKYWHESQNIWPEIPEGIRKAGILDMEIYLIGNIEVMIVETPLDFNWDEAFGRLASYDRQAEWEEFMSQFQDVENGGTSDEKWQLMERIFSLEDCLKVK